The Metabacillus litoralis genome contains a region encoding:
- the betA gene encoding choline dehydrogenase — MSETYDIVIIGGGSAGSVLGNRLSEDGTRKVLVLEAGRKDFSWDLLIQMPAALPFPAGKPLYDWRYESDPEPYMNGRRIKHARGKVLGGSGSINGMIFQRGNPLDYERWGADSGMETWDFAHCLPYFKRMENALGSDPSDELRGHDGPLKLERGPATNPLFQAFFESAVEAGYSRTPDVNGFRQEGFGPFDKHVYKGQRFGPSRAYLHPAMERENLTVKTRAFVTSIDFEGTRAKGLTYQRNGKTHQVIAGEVILAGGAINTPQLLQLSGVGDAEHLRSLGIKPVVNLPGVGENLQDHLEVYIQHACPLPVSEQPNLSKARMPWIGLQWLLGRKGPAATNHFEGGGFVRSNEDVKYPNLMFHFLPVAVRYDGQKAETAHGFQVHVGPMYSDARGSLKIRSTDPTQHPSMVFNYLSTEQDRREWIEAIKVSREILSQPAMAPYNSGEISPGASVRTDKEILDWVAQDAETALHPSCTAKMGPASDPMSVVDPLTMKVHGLDNVRVVDASAMPYVTNGNIHAPVLMLAEKAADIILGKKPLDPIKADFYRHGVHPTDAGTIKS; from the coding sequence ATGAGTGAAACATATGATATTGTGATTATAGGTGGGGGTAGCGCTGGTTCTGTACTTGGCAATCGCCTTAGTGAAGATGGAACACGTAAGGTTCTTGTTTTAGAGGCAGGGCGTAAGGATTTTTCATGGGATCTATTAATCCAAATGCCAGCAGCTTTGCCGTTTCCTGCAGGGAAGCCATTATATGACTGGAGATACGAATCAGATCCGGAGCCTTATATGAATGGACGACGTATCAAGCATGCTCGAGGAAAGGTGCTTGGGGGATCAGGATCAATAAATGGAATGATTTTTCAACGTGGTAATCCACTTGACTATGAACGTTGGGGAGCAGATTCTGGAATGGAAACGTGGGATTTTGCGCACTGTCTTCCTTATTTTAAGCGCATGGAAAATGCATTAGGTTCAGACCCAAGTGATGAGTTGCGTGGTCACGATGGTCCTCTTAAATTGGAACGTGGTCCGGCTACTAATCCTTTATTCCAAGCCTTCTTTGAATCAGCTGTTGAGGCAGGCTACTCGCGAACACCTGATGTGAATGGCTTTAGGCAAGAAGGATTCGGTCCGTTTGATAAGCATGTGTACAAAGGTCAACGATTTGGACCTTCACGTGCATATCTGCATCCGGCTATGGAGCGTGAGAACCTCACTGTAAAAACTCGTGCATTTGTTACAAGTATTGATTTCGAGGGTACTCGAGCGAAGGGCTTGACGTATCAAAGAAATGGAAAGACTCATCAGGTTATTGCAGGTGAAGTTATACTTGCTGGTGGTGCAATTAACACACCACAGCTACTTCAACTTTCAGGTGTGGGTGATGCTGAACATCTACGTTCACTTGGTATCAAACCGGTCGTTAACCTTCCTGGTGTAGGAGAAAACCTTCAGGATCATCTTGAAGTTTACATTCAACACGCTTGTCCACTACCAGTTTCGGAACAGCCTAACTTAAGCAAAGCACGGATGCCTTGGATTGGCTTGCAGTGGTTACTAGGACGTAAAGGTCCTGCAGCGACCAACCATTTTGAAGGTGGAGGATTTGTTCGTTCAAATGAGGATGTCAAATATCCTAATCTTATGTTTCACTTCTTACCTGTTGCAGTACGATATGATGGACAGAAAGCAGAAACAGCGCACGGATTCCAGGTGCATGTTGGACCTATGTACTCTGATGCTCGCGGATCATTGAAAATTCGTTCGACTGATCCTACTCAGCATCCTAGTATGGTCTTTAATTATCTATCGACAGAGCAGGATCGTCGTGAATGGATTGAAGCAATAAAGGTTTCAAGGGAAATTCTTTCACAGCCAGCTATGGCGCCTTACAATTCAGGAGAAATTTCACCAGGTGCTTCCGTACGTACAGACAAGGAGATTTTAGATTGGGTGGCACAAGATGCAGAGACAGCTCTTCATCCTAGTTGCACGGCAAAAATGGGGCCTGCTTCAGATCCAATGTCTGTCGTAGATCCCTTAACGATGAAAGTCCATGGACTGGACAATGTACGAGTAGTAGATGCGTCTGCTATGCCTTATGTAACAAATGGAAATATCCATGCACCAGTGCTGATGTTGGCTGAAAAGGCAGCAGATATCATCCTTGGAAAAAAACCATTGGATCCTATTAAAGCTGACTTCTATCGTCACGGGGTACATCCGACCGATGCAGGAACAATTAAGAGTTAA
- a CDS encoding glycine betaine ABC transporter substrate-binding protein, which produces MSKWKKGLSFILVLLVVAVFTACGSTSEETNSGQSDAEVNNQDITIGQINWAENIAVTNMWKAILEDKGYNVELKVLNMGATMKALESGNLDASLEIWLPVQDAIYLEKFQDTVNFSESTWFDNAKVGLVVPTYLEDINSVEDLNEHKELFNGEIVGFDPGAGTMEVTEQLIKDYNLDLELVPSSEPAMLSQIGKAIENEEPIVAPLWSPHSIFSNYDLKFLEDPQNTFGGVEKIHHATRHGFEEDYSEVSEWFNNWKMDDQQIGQLIDYVESAEDPLDGAKKWIEENQELVDEWVK; this is translated from the coding sequence ATGAGCAAATGGAAAAAAGGACTTAGTTTTATTTTAGTTCTACTAGTAGTAGCTGTATTCACTGCATGTGGAAGCACTAGTGAGGAAACAAACAGTGGACAATCAGATGCAGAGGTAAATAATCAAGATATAACAATCGGCCAAATAAACTGGGCTGAAAATATTGCTGTGACAAATATGTGGAAAGCCATTTTAGAAGATAAAGGTTATAACGTGGAATTAAAAGTATTGAACATGGGCGCTACAATGAAGGCATTAGAAAGTGGCAACTTGGATGCTAGTTTAGAAATATGGTTGCCTGTCCAAGATGCTATTTATTTAGAAAAATTTCAAGATACGGTTAATTTCTCAGAATCCACTTGGTTTGACAATGCAAAAGTAGGACTTGTTGTTCCAACATACTTAGAAGATATTAATAGTGTGGAAGATTTGAATGAACATAAAGAACTATTTAATGGAGAAATTGTTGGATTTGATCCTGGAGCAGGTACGATGGAAGTTACCGAGCAATTAATTAAAGATTATAATCTTGACCTTGAACTAGTACCAAGCTCCGAACCTGCTATGTTATCTCAGATTGGAAAAGCAATAGAAAATGAAGAACCAATTGTGGCACCACTTTGGAGTCCTCACTCGATATTTTCAAATTATGATTTAAAATTCCTAGAAGACCCTCAAAACACATTCGGTGGTGTAGAAAAAATTCACCACGCAACAAGACATGGTTTTGAAGAAGATTATTCAGAAGTAAGTGAATGGTTCAATAACTGGAAGATGGATGATCAACAAATCGGTCAGCTAATCGACTATGTAGAAAGTGCTGAAGACCCACTTGATGGGGCTAAGAAATGGATTGAGGAGAACCAGGAACTAGTTGATGAATGGGTAAAATAA
- the cudC gene encoding choline uptake/conversion transcriptional regulator CudC gives MSETTEKSRIKIEEAKDKVISAIAETMDLYGVTPAAANLYATMYFQNQMTLDEMRTELGMSKPSMSTSIRKLQEIEMVKKTFTRGSRKHTYIAEKNFFRSFMVFYCQMWEREVKTNMEAIEEAQEDFINLIKDSSSTQEIVAEAKKYYDQLEESKTYYHWLESLVASIRSGKIFEFLPKDQQD, from the coding sequence ATGAGTGAAACTACTGAAAAATCCAGAATTAAAATTGAAGAAGCAAAAGATAAAGTCATTAGTGCCATAGCAGAGACGATGGACTTATATGGTGTAACACCGGCTGCTGCAAATTTATATGCGACAATGTATTTCCAAAATCAGATGACTCTTGATGAAATGCGTACGGAGCTCGGTATGAGTAAACCAAGTATGAGTACTAGTATTCGTAAGCTTCAAGAAATAGAAATGGTAAAAAAGACATTTACACGCGGCTCTAGAAAACACACCTATATTGCTGAGAAAAATTTCTTCCGTTCTTTTATGGTGTTTTATTGTCAAATGTGGGAACGAGAAGTAAAAACAAATATGGAAGCAATTGAAGAAGCACAAGAAGATTTTATTAATCTTATTAAAGATTCTTCTAGTACACAGGAAATTGTAGCAGAGGCAAAAAAGTACTACGATCAGTTAGAAGAGTCTAAAACTTACTATCATTGGTTAGAAAGCTTAGTTGCAAGTATAAGAAGCGGTAAGATATTTGAGTTTTTACCTAAAGATCAACAAGATTAA
- the betB gene encoding betaine-aldehyde dehydrogenase translates to MSLKKQYINGEWVEAISGNTRDIINPFNQEMIATVPEGDELDARAAITAARTAFDNGEWASTPATERGSIVRNIAELIIRDKEELARLESLDTGKTVEESRGDMDDIAGVFRYYADLADKDGGELIASPVPNSISRVVREPVGVCGQITPWNYPLLQASWKLAPALATGNTLVMKPSEITPLTTIKVFELMEEAGVPAGVANLVLGAGHTVGAELAENVDVDLISFTGGIVTGKKIMQAASVNVKKLALELGGKNPNIIFADADFETAVDQALNGVFFHAGQICSAGTRLIVEESIHDEFVNALVQRVNKFKLGSGFDEETQMGPLISAEHLAKVEEYVETGIKEGATLAVGGSRPNEPELQNGFFFLPTIFTDCTTDMSIVQDEAFGPVITVERFRTEQEAVKLANDSIYGLAGGVWTSDIVKAERCVAKMRMGTVWINDYNLYFPHAPWGGFKQSGIGRELGRLGIEEYTETKHIYQNLKPEPIKWF, encoded by the coding sequence TTGAGTCTAAAAAAACAATACATTAATGGTGAATGGGTAGAAGCAATATCGGGTAATACGCGTGATATTATTAACCCATTTAACCAGGAAATGATTGCAACTGTTCCAGAAGGTGATGAGTTAGATGCACGTGCAGCAATCACTGCAGCTAGAACAGCATTTGATAATGGAGAATGGGCATCTACTCCAGCAACTGAGCGAGGAAGTATCGTAAGAAATATTGCTGAACTAATAATAAGAGATAAAGAAGAGCTTGCTAGATTGGAATCTTTAGATACTGGTAAAACAGTAGAAGAAAGCCGTGGAGACATGGATGATATCGCAGGAGTCTTTCGTTATTACGCAGACCTTGCAGATAAAGATGGCGGGGAACTGATTGCTTCTCCAGTCCCAAACTCGATCAGTAGGGTAGTGCGTGAGCCTGTTGGAGTCTGCGGTCAAATTACCCCGTGGAATTACCCATTATTACAAGCATCTTGGAAATTAGCTCCAGCACTAGCTACAGGGAATACACTAGTTATGAAACCAAGTGAAATTACACCACTTACAACAATTAAAGTATTCGAGTTAATGGAAGAGGCGGGGGTTCCAGCTGGTGTTGCAAACCTAGTACTTGGTGCTGGTCATACAGTTGGTGCAGAATTAGCAGAAAATGTTGATGTGGATCTTATTTCCTTTACAGGTGGCATTGTTACGGGGAAGAAAATTATGCAAGCAGCAAGCGTGAATGTAAAGAAGCTTGCACTTGAGCTTGGTGGGAAAAACCCTAACATTATTTTTGCTGATGCTGATTTTGAGACAGCTGTTGATCAAGCATTAAACGGAGTATTTTTCCACGCAGGGCAAATTTGTTCAGCGGGCACAAGATTAATCGTTGAAGAAAGTATTCATGATGAGTTCGTTAACGCTCTTGTTCAGCGGGTTAACAAGTTTAAGTTAGGAAGCGGATTTGACGAAGAAACACAAATGGGTCCACTTATTTCAGCTGAACACCTTGCGAAAGTAGAAGAATATGTAGAAACAGGCATTAAAGAAGGTGCGACATTAGCAGTTGGTGGAAGTCGCCCAAATGAGCCAGAGCTACAAAATGGTTTTTTCTTTCTACCAACAATTTTTACGGACTGTACAACAGACATGAGCATTGTTCAAGATGAAGCGTTTGGGCCTGTTATCACAGTCGAAAGGTTCCGTACAGAACAGGAAGCAGTGAAGCTTGCTAATGACTCGATCTATGGACTTGCTGGTGGTGTTTGGACTAGTGATATCGTCAAAGCTGAACGTTGTGTGGCAAAGATGCGTATGGGCACTGTATGGATTAATGACTACAACCTATACTTCCCACATGCACCTTGGGGTGGCTTTAAACAGTCTGGTATTGGACGTGAATTAGGAAGATTAGGTATTGAAGAATATACCGAAACCAAGCATATATACCAAAACCTTAAACCTGAACCTATCAAATGGTTCTAA
- a CDS encoding carbohydrate ABC transporter permease — protein MLPTSKNTSPEMTVTANRSNKVLKFLNSKKVVPYIFVSPFILSFLVLSLYPSIQAIIMSFQRVLPGQTTFIGMSNYSRVLNPTFYKALSNTSIYVLLTVLILVITPIILAVLLDSKLVKFKTFFRASLFLPALASTIVAGMVFRLMFGETDTAVANQILNWIGLESVDWRYNAWSGMFLMVLLCSWRWMGVNILYFLAALQNVPKELYEAAEMDGASTIKKFFYVTLPFLKPVTIFVTTISVINGFRMFEESFVFWEAGSPGNIGLTVVGYLYQQGIQQNDMGFGAAIGVVLMLIIFAVSFIQLILTGAFKKGDE, from the coding sequence ATGTTACCTACTTCGAAGAATACATCACCTGAAATGACAGTAACAGCAAATAGATCAAATAAAGTGTTGAAATTTCTCAATTCAAAAAAAGTAGTACCGTATATTTTTGTCTCTCCGTTTATTCTTTCTTTTTTGGTTTTATCTTTATATCCTTCAATACAAGCAATCATCATGAGCTTTCAGCGAGTACTTCCGGGACAAACAACATTTATAGGAATGTCTAATTATTCAAGGGTTCTTAATCCAACCTTTTATAAGGCTCTATCAAATACATCTATCTACGTTTTACTAACCGTTCTCATTTTAGTCATAACACCAATTATTCTAGCTGTATTACTAGATTCTAAGCTTGTAAAATTTAAAACATTTTTCCGTGCATCTTTGTTTTTACCTGCATTAGCTTCAACAATTGTAGCTGGTATGGTGTTTAGACTTATGTTTGGTGAAACGGATACAGCTGTGGCTAACCAAATTTTAAATTGGATAGGTTTAGAGTCAGTTGATTGGAGATATAACGCTTGGTCAGGTATGTTTCTCATGGTTCTTCTTTGCAGTTGGCGTTGGATGGGTGTGAACATTCTTTATTTCTTAGCTGCTCTGCAAAATGTTCCTAAGGAATTATACGAAGCAGCAGAAATGGATGGTGCATCAACAATAAAGAAGTTTTTCTATGTAACATTGCCATTTTTAAAGCCGGTTACAATCTTTGTAACAACCATTTCCGTCATTAATGGTTTTAGAATGTTTGAAGAAAGCTTTGTTTTCTGGGAAGCTGGTTCCCCAGGAAATATTGGATTAACAGTTGTTGGTTATTTATATCAGCAAGGAATTCAGCAGAATGATATGGGATTTGGTGCAGCAATCGGGGTTGTTTTAATGTTAATCATCTTTGCAGTTAGCTTCATTCAACTTATTTTAACTGGAGCCTTTAAGAAAGGGGATGAGTAA
- a CDS encoding carbohydrate ABC transporter permease — protein sequence MKKSKNTLVVWLINIGFCIISFIALFPILNLLISSLRPSSELMRNGISLAFDPSTLSFNNYTYIFTQAGNYWGWYVNSLTISAITIVLSLFFSSMVGYALALYDFKGRNLIFGFVLFILMVPFEILMLPLFQLMISMNLINTYTAVILPAVVAPVAVFFFRQYAIGLPKELMDAARIDGATEYGIFFKIMLPLMGPSMAAMAILQGLGSWNNFLWPLIVLRSNDMFTLPIGLATLLTPYGNNYDVLIAGSVMTIIPIIILFVFFQRYFVAGLTVGGVKG from the coding sequence ATGAAAAAGAGTAAAAATACATTAGTCGTTTGGTTAATCAATATAGGCTTTTGCATCATTTCATTTATTGCGTTATTCCCTATTTTAAATTTGCTAATTTCATCACTAAGACCTTCCTCTGAATTAATGCGAAATGGAATTAGCTTGGCTTTTGATCCTAGCACACTGAGTTTTAATAACTACACGTATATTTTTACACAGGCTGGTAATTATTGGGGATGGTATGTGAACAGCTTGACCATTTCGGCGATTACAATCGTTTTATCGTTATTTTTCTCTTCGATGGTGGGGTATGCACTTGCGTTATACGACTTTAAGGGAAGAAATCTAATTTTTGGATTTGTACTATTTATTTTAATGGTTCCTTTTGAAATTCTTATGCTCCCGCTCTTTCAATTAATGATTAGTATGAACTTAATCAACACGTACACAGCTGTTATTCTACCTGCTGTAGTTGCACCTGTAGCAGTATTCTTCTTCAGACAATATGCGATTGGTCTTCCAAAAGAATTAATGGATGCAGCAAGGATTGATGGAGCTACAGAGTATGGAATTTTCTTTAAGATTATGCTTCCACTTATGGGACCATCGATGGCAGCGATGGCGATTCTTCAAGGATTAGGAAGTTGGAACAACTTCTTATGGCCATTAATTGTTTTAAGATCGAACGATATGTTTACATTACCGATCGGTTTAGCAACGTTATTAACACCATACGGAAATAATTATGATGTACTCATTGCGGGTTCTGTTATGACGATTATTCCAATCATTATTCTCTTTGTCTTTTTCCAGCGGTACTTTGTTGCAGGACTTACAGTTGGTGGAGTGAAGGGGTAA
- a CDS encoding YesL family protein, whose product MNGKEIVSKLDFILQWIFRLVVLNVAWIFYSVLGLFVAGIFPATAAMLSVARKWILGEHDIKIFQTFKNAYRQEFATANILGWILTITGVILYVNFQLMKNSVSVFSVVTPFAFYLMVFFYMILLIWAFPMLVHYKATWRQHLKNAIIVGLSKIHYTLMCGLAIFAILYLSLSYPGIIPFFTISVLGIGVMWVTLRVFTKMDQGVTVKSL is encoded by the coding sequence ATGAATGGGAAAGAAATTGTATCAAAATTAGATTTTATACTTCAATGGATTTTCCGCCTTGTTGTGTTAAATGTAGCATGGATTTTCTATTCGGTTCTTGGATTATTTGTAGCAGGTATCTTTCCGGCTACTGCCGCTATGTTAAGTGTAGCTCGGAAGTGGATTCTGGGTGAACATGATATTAAGATTTTCCAAACATTTAAGAACGCATATCGTCAAGAATTTGCTACAGCCAATATATTAGGATGGATTTTAACGATAACCGGAGTGATTCTGTATGTTAATTTTCAATTAATGAAGAACTCAGTAAGTGTGTTCTCTGTTGTAACTCCTTTTGCCTTTTATTTAATGGTTTTCTTCTATATGATTCTATTAATTTGGGCTTTTCCAATGCTTGTTCATTATAAAGCTACCTGGAGACAACATCTTAAGAATGCCATTATTGTAGGTTTATCAAAAATTCATTATACCCTAATGTGTGGCTTAGCGATTTTTGCGATATTGTATCTATCTTTAAGCTATCCGGGGATCATTCCTTTTTTCACGATTAGTGTCTTAGGGATAGGTGTGATGTGGGTTACGTTGCGGGTCTTTACTAAAATGGATCAGGGAGTAACCGTGAAATCACTGTGA
- a CDS encoding ABC transporter substrate-binding protein, producing MKKSLSVLLGLLMCFILAACNGGDSASGEATEKEVIGGEVENATELKYWTFVELHMDFFKDAVPRWNELHPDKPIKLVAETFPYDQMHNNLLLALQSGKGAPDISDIEVGRFPNFLQGEPQLLPMNEYVEPEMDNFIQSRFDIYAKDGNYYGMPTHVGATVMYYNKEIMDQAGVDISSIKTWDDYVEAGKKVVENTDAVMTTVHTGDATTFQQMISQQGSDLFDDEGNLTIDSPENIKTLSLLNDMLNTHKIAELTPGGEPHAEEFYAFMNEGKAASISMPMWYMGRFTDYMPDLKGKMVIRPMPAWEEGGDRSVGIGGTGTVVTNQTEHAELAKEFLAFAKLSKEANIKLWTVLGFDPPRWDVWEDPAVQEDNKFYQYFGTDIFETLLEIKDEINGINVTEQYPDVLTELNTNTLNNVLRQKSESPEDALKKAQETVEANMQ from the coding sequence TTGAAAAAGTCGTTATCAGTACTATTGGGGTTACTAATGTGTTTTATATTAGCTGCATGTAACGGAGGAGATTCAGCATCTGGTGAGGCAACGGAAAAGGAAGTTATTGGTGGAGAGGTTGAAAATGCAACTGAATTAAAGTATTGGACATTTGTTGAATTGCATATGGATTTCTTTAAAGACGCAGTTCCTCGATGGAATGAACTTCACCCAGATAAACCGATTAAACTTGTTGCTGAAACATTTCCTTATGATCAAATGCACAACAACTTATTATTAGCGCTACAATCTGGTAAAGGTGCACCTGATATTTCTGATATTGAAGTAGGTCGTTTTCCGAATTTTTTACAAGGTGAGCCACAGCTTTTACCTATGAATGAATATGTTGAGCCTGAGATGGATAATTTCATCCAATCTAGATTTGACATTTATGCTAAAGATGGTAACTACTACGGTATGCCTACACATGTTGGTGCTACTGTTATGTATTATAACAAAGAAATTATGGACCAAGCAGGTGTTGATATTAGTTCAATCAAAACGTGGGATGACTATGTAGAAGCGGGTAAAAAGGTTGTTGAAAACACTGATGCTGTTATGACAACAGTTCATACGGGTGATGCAACTACTTTCCAACAAATGATCAGTCAACAAGGTTCTGACCTATTTGATGATGAGGGTAATTTAACCATAGATAGCCCAGAAAACATCAAAACACTTTCTTTGTTGAATGATATGCTTAATACACATAAAATTGCTGAGTTAACACCTGGTGGCGAGCCGCATGCTGAAGAGTTTTATGCATTTATGAATGAAGGAAAAGCGGCATCTATCTCTATGCCAATGTGGTATATGGGACGTTTCACTGATTATATGCCTGACCTAAAAGGCAAAATGGTAATACGACCAATGCCTGCTTGGGAAGAAGGCGGAGATCGCTCGGTAGGTATTGGTGGAACTGGTACCGTTGTTACAAATCAAACTGAGCATGCTGAGCTTGCGAAGGAATTCCTAGCATTTGCGAAACTTTCTAAGGAAGCAAATATTAAACTATGGACAGTTCTAGGCTTTGATCCACCTCGTTGGGATGTGTGGGAAGATCCTGCAGTTCAAGAGGATAACAAATTCTATCAATACTTCGGTACAGATATCTTTGAAACCTTACTAGAAATTAAAGATGAAATTAATGGTATTAACGTAACAGAACAATATCCAGATGTTCTGACCGAACTTAATACCAATACATTAAATAATGTACTAAGACAGAAATCTGAATCTCCTGAAGATGCTTTAAAGAAAGCGCAGGAAACAGTTGAAGCAAATATGCAGTAA
- a CDS encoding oligosaccharide MFS transporter yields MRNLNQLKFWNFGGMYYFYFMIWALIFAFLPFWLHKTAHLDTSVSGIVFSAMAITALILEPIYGLIQDKLGLKKYLFGFVVLCLLFIGPFVQFAFIPLLQINAIFGAVVGGAFLSLCLNGGVGVVEAYIERSTRENNYEYGHVRLFGSLAGGTAAFIGGIMFVRNPYSIFWACTVSAIILGVLLWALRVKNDDTSTQGVSKESEENPVTKENIMNVFKNRSFWGFCIMMIGIATMFDVFDQQFPNYFTSFFDDTSRGELIFSRITSLQIFLEAGFMLLTPWFINKIGAKNGLILAGIILFVRILGSAFLTEIWMLSFWRILASIEMPLMLISIMKYITGVFDVRLSATVYMLGFNFAKQIGITIFSYVMGILYSAIGFQNSYIVLSLIVIVFVTIGAFIMKSEKQQPQFNRNLVA; encoded by the coding sequence ATGAGAAACTTAAACCAACTTAAATTTTGGAATTTTGGCGGTATGTACTATTTTTACTTCATGATCTGGGCTTTAATATTCGCCTTTTTACCATTTTGGTTGCATAAAACAGCCCATCTGGATACAAGTGTTTCAGGAATCGTATTTTCAGCAATGGCTATAACCGCCCTAATATTAGAACCAATTTATGGATTAATTCAAGATAAGCTAGGCTTAAAAAAATACCTTTTTGGCTTTGTCGTTCTATGTCTTTTATTTATTGGCCCATTCGTTCAATTTGCATTTATCCCACTACTTCAAATCAATGCTATATTTGGGGCAGTAGTTGGTGGGGCTTTCTTAAGCCTATGTTTAAATGGTGGTGTCGGTGTTGTCGAAGCATACATCGAACGTAGTACACGTGAAAACAATTATGAGTATGGCCATGTTCGTCTATTCGGTTCATTAGCTGGCGGTACTGCTGCATTTATTGGCGGTATCATGTTTGTACGTAACCCTTATAGTATTTTCTGGGCATGTACCGTTTCTGCCATTATTCTTGGTGTACTTCTCTGGGCACTTCGTGTAAAAAATGATGATACTAGTACCCAAGGAGTTTCAAAAGAAAGTGAAGAAAACCCTGTTACAAAAGAAAATATCATGAATGTATTTAAGAACAGAAGCTTTTGGGGATTCTGTATCATGATGATTGGGATCGCAACAATGTTTGATGTCTTTGATCAACAATTCCCAAATTATTTTACTAGCTTTTTTGATGATACATCTAGAGGAGAGCTCATTTTTAGTCGTATCACATCCTTACAAATCTTTCTTGAAGCAGGTTTTATGCTGTTAACACCATGGTTTATTAACAAAATAGGAGCTAAAAACGGACTCATTCTAGCGGGTATTATTTTATTTGTCCGTATCCTAGGATCTGCATTTTTAACTGAGATATGGATGCTTTCCTTCTGGAGAATACTAGCATCTATTGAAATGCCATTGATGCTCATTTCTATTATGAAATATATTACAGGTGTATTCGATGTTCGCCTATCAGCAACTGTCTATATGCTTGGATTTAACTTTGCAAAACAAATTGGTATCACCATCTTCTCTTATGTAATGGGGATACTATATAGTGCAATTGGATTCCAAAACTCCTATATTGTATTGTCATTGATCGTCATTGTATTCGTTACCATTGGTGCGTTCATTATGAAAAGTGAAAAACAGCAGCCTCAGTTTAACAGAAACTTGGTTGCCTAG
- a CDS encoding glycoside hydrolase family 43 protein, which yields MAEEILNPIVLQRADPFVYKHTDGFYYFTGSHPLYDRIVLRRAETLNDLHDATEVAVWWKHDNGPLSNLIWAPEIHRANDKWYIYFAAAPDTNINDNTFNHRMYVLENASENPLEGTWVEKGEVKTEMSTFSLDATTFFHKGEQYYVWAQQDLDIKGHSNLYISKMENPWTISTKPVMLTKPELPWEIKGFWVNEGPAVLIKNGKVFITFSGSATGVDYCMGLLTASEDDDLLDPNSWTKGQEPVFQSCPENGQYGPGHNCFTESPDGKDTILVYHARNYTELVGDPLYEPNRQARAQKIEWDEQGNPIFGVPVPDKRWTPNTPEVLK from the coding sequence ATGGCAGAAGAAATTTTGAATCCAATTGTTTTACAACGAGCAGACCCTTTCGTCTATAAACATACGGATGGTTTTTATTATTTTACAGGTTCTCATCCTCTTTATGATCGTATTGTTTTAAGAAGAGCAGAAACATTGAATGATCTACACGATGCCACAGAAGTAGCTGTGTGGTGGAAACATGATAATGGACCATTAAGCAACTTAATCTGGGCTCCAGAAATTCATCGAGCAAATGATAAATGGTACATTTATTTTGCAGCTGCACCTGATACGAATATTAACGACAATACATTTAACCATAGAATGTACGTTCTTGAAAACGCATCCGAGAATCCACTAGAGGGTACTTGGGTTGAAAAGGGCGAAGTTAAAACTGAAATGTCAACGTTTTCTCTTGATGCTACTACCTTCTTCCATAAAGGTGAACAATATTACGTTTGGGCACAGCAGGACTTAGATATTAAAGGACATTCAAATCTATATATCTCTAAAATGGAAAATCCATGGACCATATCAACTAAACCGGTCATGCTTACCAAGCCTGAACTACCTTGGGAAATTAAAGGATTTTGGGTTAATGAAGGACCTGCTGTTTTAATTAAAAACGGAAAAGTATTTATCACATTCTCAGGAAGTGCCACTGGGGTAGACTACTGCATGGGTCTTTTAACTGCAAGTGAAGATGATGATTTACTAGATCCAAATTCATGGACGAAAGGTCAGGAGCCAGTATTCCAAAGTTGTCCCGAAAATGGTCAGTATGGACCAGGACATAATTGTTTTACGGAGTCTCCAGATGGTAAAGATACGATTCTAGTCTATCACGCTCGTAACTACACAGAATTAGTCGGGGATCCACTTTATGAACCAAACCGCCAAGCACGTGCTCAAAAAATCGAGTGGGATGAACAAGGAAATCCGATATTTGGTGTACCTGTTCCAGATAAAAGATGGACACCAAATACACCAGAAGTTTTAAAGTAG